From a region of the Paenibacillus sp. R14(2021) genome:
- a CDS encoding response regulator transcription factor, which translates to MYKILVIEDDVMMSDMLSMYMSEEGYEIKQAENGEQGLRLLEQFAPDVVLLDLMLPDWDGTELCIRMRQHSSVPIMIVSMKSEVSERVQALRAGADDYLCKPFSMHELSARVGALIRRARLMQPAARGQHEEVPEQSEMAIRLDAERRLLLVRGNFVETTFSEFELMKLFLTHPGKVFSREDLINAIRGFDSFVTDRAIDVHIVNLRRKVEKNPKEPHYIRTVWGVGYKYVTDVEAVN; encoded by the coding sequence ATGTACAAGATACTAGTTATCGAAGATGATGTGATGATGAGCGATATGCTGTCCATGTACATGTCTGAAGAGGGCTATGAAATCAAACAGGCTGAGAATGGCGAGCAAGGGCTGCGGCTGCTGGAGCAGTTTGCGCCGGATGTCGTTTTACTGGATCTCATGCTTCCTGACTGGGATGGAACAGAGCTTTGCATCCGAATGCGACAGCATTCCTCTGTGCCGATTATGATCGTGTCCATGAAATCGGAAGTATCCGAACGCGTGCAGGCTCTGCGTGCAGGTGCAGATGATTATTTATGCAAGCCTTTCAGCATGCATGAGCTCAGCGCCCGCGTAGGAGCTCTGATACGCAGAGCCCGTCTCATGCAGCCAGCGGCAAGAGGCCAGCACGAGGAAGTCCCGGAGCAATCCGAAATGGCAATTCGGCTGGATGCCGAGCGGCGACTGCTTCTTGTGAGAGGCAATTTCGTCGAAACCACGTTCTCCGAATTCGAATTAATGAAGCTGTTTCTGACCCATCCCGGCAAAGTGTTCAGCCGCGAGGATTTGATTAATGCCATTCGGGGATTCGATTCCTTCGTTACGGATCGTGCCATCGACGTACATATCGTCAATCTGCGCCGCAAGGTGGAGAAGAACCCGAAGGAACCGCATTACATTCGCACCGTATGGGGCGTCGGCTACAAATACGTAACGGATGTCGAAGCTGTGAATTGA
- a CDS encoding response regulator, whose translation MGHFSLRTKVLVLILFVTSGVLSIVGYGNYSAAKQTIMEALIEKAGSKVQNTANNLGSWIDTRRAEVEVMSRTDQVRLGSDIVRQTYFANETRRTASPFQTLGFADHEGRMRLGSGAVVNIFDEPSFPAAINGKVVITDPFLRQVNGVNIIVMQVPVYGADNTIVGIIDASLLAERVYREHLDIQVGKTDYLFMYNDKAEIVEAPAGNGFIRPSDSILSPNLPFQPASLDMLTNDHGSFTLSGNSGNSILFYAMVKGTSWHIALNVPLQEIEAPLSAIKWRSILSIAIAEAILTILFFLFSDQTIRRIKRILSVTEAAAAGRFDVNNVRDEGGDEISQLSKSVNQMQVHLSDMFGQMDAMINQNQFAFIVLDNQYRVTYFSKAAEKMLGYTAEEVINKATGLTFIDPADIKLEAERLSGRYGRPIPPDITVLDLLRSERFSYEREWHYIRKDGTRFPVAHSANGMRDRAGRFIGVASIARDVSSQKQAEKARNQQLKVMGSAKDLIATFDEQGQLLYINAAGRALLGIEGSARDKKELPMKTISELLDGIEHVQAAGYQENEVLLRTLQGELIPVSKILVIHRDEETGETFYSCIARDISETKRSQFELEQAKREAESANTAKSHFLAQISHEIRTPLAGIIGLTGLLQKTELSPLQLDYLHKTRDSSEALLAIINDILDFSKVEAGKIELNAMPFDPYSMIHKLTEMLSVFVGGKEHFQFVVDTPSDLPALLIGDWLRIEQILLNLCINAIKFTDQGHVRLQLQLLPSDAAAEGRFARIAFIVEDTGIGMTENQLSKLFKPFMQADAATNRKYGGTGLGLVIVKSLVELMGGTIQVKSEIGRGSEFAFTLELPIAEPPREGRFTVSLEGDCAVWVVEDHPYMSRRLCTSIEESGLMPIPLQSWKTAHERLIRSGIGVRPFALLLDFEMPDMYGEETWQDMHAAAKEAGVKTIALTTAFGREELLKLPQENRPDTILVKPATRISLYQSLLTLFDRTEREAAAHAEAAAAAEQTIRPTGTILLAEDNGINQVVAVEQLREWGFTVDVAESGVEVLRMLTTRRYDLILMDIHMPEMDGDEAARIIRLESKYDRLPIIALTANIMQEDHDRYMQLGMNDVLTKPVAPELLQQAIYKWLRYGRELRGETPKSKPKEREAPSSVYVPVQVVDEEWLARGIPGLNLEEALQRVSGKRDILTHMLKLFVRDYRSFDDRLKEALAAGDYPGARRMAHTLKGVAGNLSASELSKSAQILERILKEPEHEQPDGALYAAAAEVNEILQKLLFRLMTDIPGFDTDS comes from the coding sequence TTGGGTCATTTTTCATTGCGGACGAAGGTGCTCGTTCTTATCCTTTTTGTTACCTCCGGCGTGCTGTCGATTGTCGGATACGGCAACTACTCGGCGGCAAAGCAAACCATAATGGAAGCGCTTATCGAGAAAGCCGGCTCGAAGGTGCAGAACACGGCGAATAATCTGGGATCATGGATCGACACACGGCGCGCCGAGGTAGAAGTTATGAGCCGTACCGATCAAGTGCGCCTCGGCTCCGATATCGTGCGCCAGACGTACTTCGCGAATGAAACGAGGCGGACTGCCTCGCCGTTTCAAACGCTTGGATTTGCGGATCATGAAGGCCGTATGCGCCTTGGCAGCGGCGCTGTCGTCAATATTTTCGACGAGCCGTCCTTCCCCGCGGCCATCAACGGCAAAGTAGTCATTACGGATCCGTTTCTCCGCCAGGTAAACGGTGTCAATATCATCGTCATGCAGGTGCCGGTATATGGGGCCGACAACACCATCGTGGGCATTATCGACGCTTCGCTGCTAGCCGAGCGGGTTTATCGGGAACATCTGGATATTCAGGTCGGCAAAACTGATTATTTATTCATGTATAACGATAAAGCGGAGATCGTGGAGGCGCCTGCCGGCAATGGCTTCATTCGGCCATCGGATTCGATTCTGTCTCCGAATCTGCCCTTTCAGCCGGCTTCGCTCGACATGCTGACGAATGATCACGGCAGCTTCACGCTGAGCGGCAACTCCGGCAACTCCATTCTCTTCTACGCGATGGTCAAGGGCACGTCCTGGCATATCGCGCTCAACGTGCCGCTGCAAGAAATCGAGGCGCCGCTCTCTGCGATCAAATGGCGTTCCATCCTCTCGATTGCCATCGCCGAAGCCATCTTAACCATTCTATTCTTCTTGTTCTCCGATCAGACGATTCGGCGGATCAAACGGATTCTAAGCGTGACGGAAGCCGCCGCGGCAGGCCGGTTCGACGTGAATAACGTGAGGGATGAGGGCGGCGATGAAATCTCTCAGCTCTCTAAGTCCGTTAATCAGATGCAGGTACATCTGAGCGATATGTTCGGCCAGATGGATGCAATGATTAATCAGAACCAGTTTGCTTTCATCGTGCTCGACAATCAGTACCGGGTCACCTATTTCAGCAAAGCCGCGGAGAAAATGCTCGGCTACACCGCCGAAGAGGTCATTAATAAGGCTACGGGGCTTACGTTTATCGATCCGGCCGATATAAAGCTCGAAGCCGAGAGACTGAGCGGGCGCTACGGCAGGCCCATCCCGCCGGATATTACGGTGCTTGACCTGCTGCGGAGCGAACGTTTCTCCTACGAGCGGGAATGGCACTATATCCGCAAGGACGGCACCCGATTCCCGGTTGCCCACAGTGCGAACGGCATGCGTGACCGCGCTGGGCGGTTTATCGGAGTCGCCTCCATCGCCCGCGATGTTTCGTCACAGAAGCAGGCCGAGAAAGCGCGCAATCAGCAGCTCAAGGTCATGGGCTCGGCCAAGGACTTGATTGCCACCTTCGATGAGCAGGGGCAGCTGCTTTACATTAACGCAGCCGGCCGGGCGCTGCTTGGCATCGAAGGATCCGCCCGGGATAAGAAAGAGCTGCCGATGAAAACGATCAGCGAGCTACTTGACGGAATTGAGCATGTGCAGGCAGCGGGTTATCAGGAGAATGAAGTGCTGCTGCGAACGCTGCAGGGCGAGCTTATCCCCGTTTCCAAAATTCTGGTCATCCACCGGGACGAGGAAACAGGCGAAACGTTCTATTCTTGCATCGCCAGAGATATATCCGAGACGAAGCGCTCGCAGTTCGAGCTGGAGCAGGCAAAGCGAGAAGCCGAAAGCGCGAACACCGCGAAGAGCCACTTCCTCGCTCAGATCAGCCATGAAATCCGCACGCCGCTGGCAGGCATCATCGGACTGACGGGGCTGCTGCAGAAGACGGAATTGTCGCCGCTGCAGCTCGATTATTTGCACAAGACACGCGATTCCTCGGAAGCGCTGCTGGCCATCATTAACGATATTTTGGACTTCTCGAAGGTTGAAGCCGGAAAAATCGAGCTGAACGCAATGCCGTTCGACCCGTACAGCATGATTCATAAGCTGACGGAGATGTTAAGTGTATTTGTCGGGGGCAAAGAGCATTTTCAATTCGTGGTCGACACGCCGAGCGATCTACCGGCGTTATTGATCGGCGACTGGCTGCGCATCGAACAGATCCTATTGAACTTATGCATCAATGCCATTAAGTTCACGGATCAAGGGCATGTGAGACTGCAGCTGCAGCTGCTGCCGTCCGACGCGGCTGCTGAGGGACGGTTTGCCCGCATTGCTTTCATCGTGGAGGACACGGGCATCGGCATGACGGAGAATCAGCTCAGTAAGCTGTTCAAGCCGTTCATGCAGGCTGACGCGGCGACAAACCGCAAGTACGGCGGGACAGGCCTCGGCCTTGTCATCGTCAAGAGCCTGGTTGAGCTCATGGGCGGCACGATCCAAGTGAAGAGCGAAATCGGCCGGGGAAGCGAGTTTGCGTTTACGCTGGAGCTTCCGATTGCGGAACCGCCGCGAGAAGGGCGGTTTACGGTCAGCTTGGAGGGGGATTGCGCCGTATGGGTCGTGGAGGATCATCCTTACATGAGCCGGCGGCTATGCACGTCCATTGAAGAGAGCGGGCTGATGCCGATTCCGCTCCAATCCTGGAAGACCGCCCATGAGCGGCTGATTCGATCGGGCATCGGCGTCCGGCCGTTTGCTTTGCTGCTGGATTTCGAGATGCCGGATATGTACGGCGAGGAGACCTGGCAGGATATGCACGCTGCGGCCAAGGAAGCCGGCGTGAAAACCATCGCGCTGACAACTGCCTTCGGCCGGGAAGAACTGCTGAAGCTGCCGCAGGAGAATCGCCCTGACACGATTCTGGTCAAGCCCGCAACGCGCATCAGCTTGTACCAATCGCTGCTGACACTGTTTGACCGCACGGAGCGGGAAGCGGCGGCGCACGCGGAAGCGGCTGCGGCAGCGGAGCAAACGATCCGTCCGACGGGCACGATTCTGCTTGCGGAGGACAACGGAATTAATCAAGTCGTCGCCGTGGAGCAGCTGCGGGAATGGGGCTTTACCGTGGATGTAGCTGAGAGCGGCGTTGAGGTGCTTCGTATGCTGACGACAAGGCGCTACGACCTAATTCTGATGGACATTCACATGCCGGAGATGGACGGGGACGAAGCAGCCCGCATCATTCGGCTCGAGTCCAAGTATGACCGGCTTCCGATCATCGCGCTGACGGCCAATATTATGCAGGAAGATCATGACCGTTACATGCAGCTTGGCATGAACGATGTGTTGACCAAGCCCGTAGCGCCGGAGTTGCTGCAGCAGGCCATCTACAAATGGCTGCGGTACGGCAGGGAGCTGCGGGGAGAGACGCCGAAGAGCAAGCCGAAGGAACGCGAGGCGCCGAGCTCCGTTTACGTGCCGGTGCAGGTCGTGGATGAAGAATGGCTGGCGCGGGGCATCCCCGGCCTGAACCTCGAAGAAGCGCTGCAGCGGGTGAGCGGCAAGCGCGATATTTTGACACATATGCTGAAGTTATTTGTAAGAGATTACAGAAGTTTCGACGATCGATTGAAGGAAGCGCTGGCTGCCGGCGACTATCCGGGGGCTCGCAGAATGGCGCACACGCTGAAGGGCGTAGCTGGTAATTTATCGGCTTCTGAGCTCTCCAAGTCCGCGCAAATACTGGAACGGATCCTAAAGGAGCCCGAACACGAGCAGCCGGATGGGGCGCTCTATGCAGCGGCAGCGGAAGTGAATGAGATCCTCCAGAAGCTGCTCTTCAGATTAATGACAGATATACCAGGGTTCGACACCGATTCCTAA
- a CDS encoding LacI family DNA-binding transcriptional regulator gives MATIHDVAEIAGVSVTTVSRVLNNRGYISDKTRKKVFETMQALNYHPNEIARSLLRKQSNLIGLIIPNVSHPFFSEFTLHLETYAYQNGFKLLLCNSLSEPDKEKDYIEMMRKNRVAGIIMGSHTLDVSEYLNLNYPIVTLDRKIADSIPYLSSDNYAGGQAATQLLIDCGCKKIANICGNLSLPQLANERTSAFRDIATSNGIEYVIMDTETNVFEYGQYETLVRKLFDEHPDVDGIFATSDVMASYVIKVARSLNRQIPNDLKVIGYDDTQFATWTAPSITSIKQPIEELSNLAFDIIYKQINEEAIEMHNVLPITLVERETTSLL, from the coding sequence ATGGCTACCATACATGACGTAGCGGAAATAGCTGGAGTTTCTGTTACGACCGTTTCTCGTGTCCTAAACAATCGAGGGTATATCAGTGATAAGACCCGAAAAAAAGTGTTCGAAACCATGCAGGCGCTAAATTACCATCCCAATGAGATCGCTCGATCGTTATTAAGAAAACAATCCAATCTCATCGGACTTATTATTCCGAACGTCTCCCATCCATTTTTCAGTGAGTTCACTTTACATCTTGAAACTTATGCGTATCAGAACGGATTTAAGCTGTTGCTTTGCAATTCGCTATCAGAACCTGATAAAGAAAAAGATTACATCGAAATGATGCGTAAGAACAGGGTAGCTGGCATCATCATGGGAAGCCATACGCTAGATGTAAGCGAGTATCTTAACCTTAACTACCCGATCGTCACGTTAGATCGAAAAATCGCCGACAGCATCCCTTACTTATCTTCTGACAATTACGCCGGCGGGCAAGCAGCTACGCAGCTTTTAATCGACTGCGGCTGTAAGAAGATAGCCAATATTTGCGGCAATCTTTCCTTGCCCCAACTGGCCAATGAAAGAACGTCCGCCTTCAGAGACATCGCAACTTCTAACGGAATAGAATATGTTATCATGGATACCGAGACAAATGTATTTGAATACGGCCAATATGAGACCCTTGTTCGTAAGCTTTTCGATGAGCATCCTGACGTCGATGGTATCTTTGCAACAAGCGATGTTATGGCTTCCTACGTCATCAAAGTCGCTCGATCTCTAAATCGCCAGATTCCGAACGATCTGAAAGTGATCGGTTACGATGACACCCAATTCGCAACCTGGACCGCCCCTTCCATCACATCGATCAAACAGCCGATCGAAGAACTTAGCAATCTCGCATTCGACATTATTTACAAACAAATTAACGAAGAAGCCATAGAGATGCACAATGTACTTCCCATCACGCTAGTCGAAAGAGAAACAACCTCGTTGCTGTAA
- a CDS encoding HAMP domain-containing sensor histidine kinase, translated as MTFAFAKSLFANISLLIALAYMFDLGYRYLFQYASVRVKYGLTTAVLIIGGWLAMAFGLRVDGLLVLDLRFLPLIVAVLVFPVPPAIAIVGFGIGLGRLFMGVDEASIGAFINMTVLGLVSAWLSAWLRWKPWRFYAKSIITVMIINAVFALNATLVVAIVPNMPLADFWMKIGVYALPLRLLLSGLIVFIIRDFQKEQQRVDELRKMNMLLRRQTRELREAKRDVEEKAHELMLANKYKSEFLANMSHELKTPLNSIILLSQLLKENEEDRGGSEDLHYAELIYGAGNDLLQLINDILDLSKVEAGKMDVCIEPHSTHELVQTLYQQFLPVAGQKNLKFDVEIAPQVPEAIHTDALRVNQILRNLLVNAFKFTETGGVRLQVKVEGGLPIEPSALKKRRLRNWNPVAWARPAVRMVSPQRVAFTVMDTGIGIEPDKQRLIFEAFRQEDGSINRNYGGTGLGLSISLSLTRLLGGTLSLESQKSEGSKFTLRLPAAAPMAAAAAVTPAGTETREQQGDMSNK; from the coding sequence TTGACATTCGCATTTGCCAAATCATTGTTCGCAAATATTAGTTTACTGATCGCGCTGGCCTATATGTTCGATCTGGGCTACCGATATCTGTTTCAATATGCTTCCGTGCGCGTGAAGTACGGCTTGACCACTGCCGTGCTCATTATTGGGGGATGGTTGGCGATGGCCTTCGGCCTTCGTGTCGACGGACTGCTTGTGCTCGACCTGCGGTTTCTGCCCTTGATCGTTGCCGTGCTTGTATTTCCGGTGCCGCCGGCAATTGCGATCGTCGGCTTCGGGATTGGCCTTGGACGGCTGTTTATGGGCGTGGACGAAGCTTCGATCGGCGCTTTCATCAACATGACCGTGCTTGGCCTCGTCAGCGCGTGGCTCAGCGCGTGGCTGCGCTGGAAACCGTGGCGATTTTACGCGAAGAGCATCATAACGGTGATGATTATCAACGCCGTCTTTGCCCTCAATGCAACGCTGGTCGTGGCGATTGTACCGAATATGCCGTTGGCGGATTTCTGGATGAAAATCGGTGTCTACGCGCTGCCGCTTCGTCTGCTGCTTAGCGGCTTAATCGTCTTCATCATCCGCGATTTTCAGAAAGAACAGCAGCGGGTGGATGAACTGCGCAAAATGAACATGCTGCTGCGTCGGCAGACCCGGGAGCTGCGGGAAGCGAAGCGCGACGTGGAAGAGAAGGCGCATGAGCTGATGCTCGCGAACAAGTATAAGTCGGAGTTTCTGGCAAATATGTCGCATGAGCTGAAAACCCCGCTGAACAGCATCATTCTGCTGTCGCAGCTCTTGAAGGAGAATGAAGAGGATCGCGGCGGTTCGGAGGATCTGCATTATGCGGAGCTGATCTACGGCGCTGGCAACGACCTGCTGCAGCTCATTAACGATATTCTGGATCTGTCCAAAGTCGAAGCCGGCAAAATGGATGTCTGTATTGAGCCGCACTCCACGCATGAGCTGGTACAGACGCTGTATCAGCAGTTTCTGCCGGTGGCCGGGCAGAAAAATTTGAAGTTCGACGTGGAAATAGCCCCACAGGTTCCCGAGGCCATTCATACGGATGCGCTGCGCGTGAATCAGATTCTGCGCAATTTGCTCGTGAATGCCTTTAAATTCACGGAAACGGGGGGTGTCCGTCTTCAGGTGAAGGTGGAGGGCGGCTTGCCGATCGAGCCGTCCGCGCTGAAGAAGCGGCGGCTGCGCAATTGGAATCCTGTCGCGTGGGCTCGTCCGGCCGTTCGAATGGTTTCGCCGCAGCGGGTGGCCTTCACAGTCATGGATACGGGAATCGGTATCGAACCGGATAAGCAGCGGCTGATCTTCGAAGCCTTCCGGCAGGAGGACGGCTCCATTAACCGCAACTACGGGGGCACGGGTCTCGGCCTCTCGATCAGTCTGTCACTGACTCGGCTGCTCGGGGGCACGCTCTCGCTTGAGAGCCAGAAGAGCGAGGGCAGCAAGTTTACACTGCGGCTTCCCGCCGCCGCGCCTATGGCAGCGGCAGCCGCTGTGACTCCGGCGGGCACCGAGACTCGGGAGCAGCAGGGGGACATGTCGAACAAATGA
- a CDS encoding bifunctional diguanylate cyclase/phosphodiesterase yields MQLSLGQEHSHRRGVTSVELLDSLTGLPGRRAAFAMLARAILLAKHGGMDVLVTLVDLDRFYMINEAKGTAFGDETLRRMADRLRGMSQWSYNVFRLSSNTFLMFRMIRSEEAGQNADASIEEMKGAVEQPLKVRGEFLHPFCSIGASCFPEDGSTAELIVRHADTALQQAKAAGGNRIVRYTIIGAAQVNRVAELRGALRSALARSELSLRYQPLYQVTGELRGFEALLRWRHTKLGDVPPSEFIPLAEQSGLIVEIGYWVIGEVCRMLNRAKSKGLHQLIMSVNLSPLQIQLPNFTDKLRGILAQTGTKPESLELEITESMMIDGDGNGHIEAALNQLREMGVRLALDDFGVGYASLTYLCKLPLHTLKLDRSFIRHIGEERAEHAIVKTMISLVHELGIEVVAEGVETSEQFQLLREWKCDFFQGYLLASPLPEEELHVQLLQAKHGCFQIAEHERPAVLQH; encoded by the coding sequence GTGCAGCTTAGTTTAGGACAAGAGCACAGTCATCGAAGAGGTGTGACTTCGGTTGAATTATTGGATTCCCTTACAGGGCTGCCTGGCCGCAGGGCAGCTTTTGCTATGCTTGCAAGGGCAATCTTGCTCGCGAAGCACGGCGGGATGGACGTGCTGGTCACGCTGGTGGATCTGGACCGATTCTATATGATAAACGAGGCAAAAGGTACTGCCTTCGGAGACGAGACACTTCGCAGGATGGCAGATCGGCTGCGTGGAATGAGTCAATGGTCCTACAATGTCTTTCGTCTCAGCAGCAACACGTTCCTCATGTTCCGCATGATCCGCAGCGAGGAGGCAGGGCAGAACGCCGACGCGTCCATTGAAGAGATGAAAGGCGCGGTCGAGCAGCCGCTCAAGGTGAGGGGAGAATTCTTGCATCCGTTCTGCAGCATCGGGGCAAGCTGTTTTCCCGAGGATGGCAGCACGGCAGAGCTCATTGTCCGTCATGCGGATACGGCGCTGCAGCAGGCCAAGGCAGCCGGAGGCAATCGGATCGTGCGGTACACCATAATCGGCGCTGCGCAGGTCAATCGCGTCGCCGAGCTCCGTGGCGCCCTGCGCAGCGCACTCGCCAGGAGCGAGCTGTCGCTTCGTTACCAGCCGCTCTATCAGGTAACTGGCGAGCTTAGAGGGTTCGAGGCACTGCTGCGCTGGCGGCATACGAAGCTTGGGGATGTGCCTCCTTCGGAGTTTATTCCGCTTGCTGAGCAGAGCGGGCTAATCGTCGAGATCGGCTATTGGGTGATCGGAGAAGTCTGCCGGATGCTGAATCGCGCGAAGAGCAAAGGGCTACATCAGCTGATCATGTCCGTCAATTTGTCTCCGCTCCAAATTCAGCTGCCGAACTTCACGGATAAGCTTCGCGGCATATTGGCGCAGACTGGAACCAAGCCGGAATCGCTCGAGCTTGAGATCACGGAGAGCATGATGATCGACGGTGACGGAAACGGCCATATTGAAGCCGCATTGAACCAGCTGAGGGAAATGGGCGTGAGATTGGCACTCGATGATTTTGGCGTCGGCTATGCTTCACTGACCTATCTATGCAAGCTGCCGCTGCATACGCTGAAGCTTGACCGGTCCTTCATTCGGCATATCGGCGAGGAGAGGGCGGAGCATGCTATCGTCAAGACGATGATCTCGCTCGTGCACGAGCTGGGTATCGAGGTCGTTGCGGAAGGCGTCGAGACAAGCGAGCAGTTCCAGCTTCTTCGCGAGTGGAAATGCGACTTCTTCCAAGGCTATCTGCTGGCAAGCCCGCTGCCGGAGGAGGAGCTGCACGTACAGCTGCTCCAAGCCAAGCACGGATGCTTCCAGATAGCGGAGCATGAGCGGCCGGCAGTTCTGCAGCACTAG
- a CDS encoding carbohydrate ABC transporter permease, protein MISEKNAARRLGNQLFFTGPTLVAFLAVIVIPFLYGIYLTLFQWDGISKEMPFVGFSNYATAFVDKEFWMAMGLTLKYVIVTVLLVNIVAFLLAYLLTFGLKGQNLFRTAFFTPNLIGGLVLGFIWIFIFNNIFVRAGEKLGIPFLSTSWLGDEKMAFWAIVLVSVWQYAGYMMVIFVAGLMSVPKDIMEASRIDGAGAWTRLTKMVLPLMVPSFIVTVFLTLKGTFMVYDLNYSLTQGGPFGSTTMGSMHVYNKAFRSYDYGLGQTEAFILFFIVAVVTVLQVYFSKKLEVES, encoded by the coding sequence ATGATTTCGGAGAAGAATGCAGCGAGGCGTCTTGGAAACCAGCTCTTTTTTACAGGGCCCACGCTTGTGGCTTTTCTTGCTGTAATTGTGATTCCATTCTTGTATGGAATCTATTTAACCCTTTTCCAATGGGACGGGATATCGAAGGAAATGCCTTTTGTCGGTTTCAGTAACTACGCAACGGCATTTGTGGACAAGGAATTTTGGATGGCTATGGGGCTTACCCTGAAATATGTCATTGTCACAGTTTTGCTTGTCAATATTGTTGCTTTCTTGCTAGCCTACCTGCTGACGTTCGGACTCAAGGGGCAGAATCTCTTCCGAACTGCTTTCTTCACGCCCAACCTGATTGGCGGCTTGGTCCTTGGGTTTATTTGGATATTCATCTTCAATAACATTTTTGTTCGTGCCGGAGAAAAATTGGGAATTCCCTTTCTCTCCACGTCCTGGCTGGGTGATGAGAAAATGGCCTTCTGGGCGATCGTCCTTGTTTCCGTGTGGCAGTATGCAGGTTATATGATGGTTATTTTCGTTGCGGGGCTTATGAGTGTCCCCAAGGATATTATGGAGGCGTCGAGAATAGATGGCGCCGGGGCATGGACGAGGTTAACCAAGATGGTTCTTCCGCTCATGGTGCCGTCATTCATTGTAACCGTATTTCTCACGCTTAAAGGAACATTTATGGTGTACGACCTTAATTACTCCTTGACGCAGGGCGGCCCCTTCGGCAGTACCACAATGGGTTCCATGCATGTCTACAACAAAGCGTTTAGAAGCTATGATTATGGACTTGGACAAACCGAAGCGTTTATTTTATTCTTTATCGTGGCTGTCGTTACGGTTCTTCAGGTGTATTTCAGCAAGAAGCTGGAGGTGGAATCATAA
- a CDS encoding ABC transporter substrate-binding protein, whose amino-acid sequence MKKFGFAIFMLFLVLTLVVTACGKSNDEGNDNKVNNGAASGNTSGSEKIKITMVNSKSEIQPQLVAAADAFTKANPTISIEVLVTGGSQSPFEKVSTLYAAGTPATLNMMDAGDIVKFKDRAVDLSNEKWVADLAQPNQIDGKTLAFPFAIEGYGFIYNKAVLDKAVGGIFDPKTVSSTKALEELFQKIQSSGAAPLIIGSMDWSLGNHFLPIAYATQSGTDVVTFLDGLKAGTVKLKDNAQFNGLMDTFDVMKKYNMGSKSPMTVTYEASAAAVAKGEAGITFNGNWMMPEIQKSNQTTEFGFIPVPVSNDANDKNNHSIAIGATKQIFIDKDKSTEQQQAAAKKFLEWLVYDPAGQDFLVNKAGVIPAFKNITLEPKDSLPKAIKAYNNAGNAIPFGGNYVPGDHWKVLGTSMQKYLVGKEDKAALANDVENYWKHLK is encoded by the coding sequence ATGAAAAAGTTCGGTTTTGCGATATTCATGCTTTTCCTTGTACTTACATTAGTTGTTACAGCCTGCGGTAAGAGCAATGATGAGGGAAACGACAATAAGGTTAATAACGGGGCAGCTTCAGGTAATACTTCCGGATCGGAAAAAATCAAGATTACCATGGTAAACTCCAAGAGTGAAATTCAACCCCAACTTGTTGCCGCTGCAGATGCATTTACGAAAGCCAACCCAACCATATCAATTGAGGTACTTGTGACGGGCGGCTCGCAGTCTCCTTTCGAGAAAGTATCCACCTTGTATGCTGCAGGAACGCCGGCTACGCTTAATATGATGGATGCCGGCGACATCGTGAAGTTTAAAGACCGTGCTGTTGATTTATCGAATGAGAAATGGGTTGCCGATCTGGCACAACCGAACCAAATCGACGGCAAGACCTTGGCATTTCCTTTTGCGATCGAAGGCTATGGCTTCATTTACAACAAGGCTGTTCTGGATAAAGCAGTCGGCGGTATATTTGATCCCAAGACCGTATCCTCAACGAAAGCGCTTGAGGAATTGTTCCAAAAAATTCAATCGAGCGGTGCGGCTCCGCTTATTATCGGAAGCATGGATTGGTCCCTCGGCAATCATTTCTTGCCGATTGCTTACGCCACGCAGTCAGGAACAGACGTGGTGACGTTCCTCGACGGCTTGAAGGCAGGAACGGTTAAGCTGAAGGACAATGCGCAATTCAATGGACTGATGGATACCTTTGATGTAATGAAGAAATATAACATGGGAAGTAAAAGTCCAATGACTGTAACGTACGAAGCCTCTGCAGCAGCGGTTGCGAAAGGAGAAGCCGGCATTACGTTTAACGGTAATTGGATGATGCCTGAAATTCAAAAATCGAACCAAACGACTGAGTTTGGCTTCATTCCGGTACCGGTCAGCAACGACGCCAACGATAAAAACAATCACTCCATTGCAATCGGTGCAACGAAACAAATCTTTATTGACAAAGACAAAAGCACGGAACAACAGCAAGCAGCAGCTAAGAAATTTTTAGAGTGGCTTGTCTATGATCCAGCCGGCCAAGATTTCCTGGTCAACAAAGCCGGCGTCATTCCTGCATTTAAGAACATTACGCTTGAGCCTAAAGATTCTTTGCCCAAGGCAATCAAAGCATACAACAACGCCGGAAACGCGATTCCATTCGGGGGCAACTACGTGCCTGGCGACCATTGGAAGGTTCTTGGAACCTCCATGCAGAAATATTTGGTCGGTAAAGAAGACAAGGCAGCATTGGCAAATGACGTTGAGAATTATTGGAAACATTTGAAGTAA